A genome region from Psychrobacter jeotgali includes the following:
- a CDS encoding DUF932 domain-containing protein translates to MAHLIETMAYVGDTPWHGLGQELSPKQPIEIWAREAGMDWRIESSDVSYMATNDKGQNLIMPFDNNKVLYRSDTLEPLSVVSQRYQEVQPSEILEFYRDLTEQADFELETAGVLKGGRKFWALARTGQSATLRGGDVSHGYLLLATACDGTLATTAQFTNIRVVCNNTLAISLANGSGGVVKVPHSTTFDAQKVKQQLGVSVSQWDDFNYEMKQLTNRRVTQAEAANYLNRVFNDVQDDGLILFNTAKKEKEAVPNARAMNQVMTMFNGQGRGADLASAKDTAYGLLSAMTEFVDHERRAMSRDHRLDSAWFGAGAKLKDKSLEQALLMIA, encoded by the coding sequence ATGGCACATTTAATCGAAACTATGGCTTACGTCGGTGACACCCCTTGGCATGGCCTAGGGCAAGAGCTATCGCCTAAGCAGCCTATCGAGATCTGGGCACGTGAGGCGGGTATGGATTGGCGTATCGAATCCTCCGATGTCAGCTATATGGCAACCAATGACAAAGGCCAAAACCTGATCATGCCTTTTGACAACAATAAGGTATTGTACCGCTCTGATACGCTTGAGCCATTATCAGTCGTCAGTCAGCGCTATCAAGAAGTACAGCCGAGTGAGATCTTAGAGTTTTACCGTGATCTGACCGAACAAGCAGACTTTGAGCTTGAAACCGCAGGCGTCTTAAAGGGTGGCCGTAAGTTCTGGGCACTCGCGCGTACGGGACAATCAGCAACCCTACGCGGTGGTGATGTCAGTCATGGTTATTTACTACTAGCAACGGCTTGTGACGGCACGCTTGCGACCACCGCACAGTTCACCAATATTCGGGTGGTATGTAATAACACCTTAGCGATCAGTTTGGCTAATGGCAGCGGCGGCGTGGTGAAAGTACCGCACAGCACCACCTTTGATGCGCAGAAGGTCAAGCAGCAATTGGGCGTGTCCGTCAGCCAGTGGGATGACTTTAACTATGAGATGAAGCAATTAACCAATCGACGAGTCACCCAAGCAGAAGCAGCCAATTACTTAAACCGTGTGTTTAACGATGTGCAGGACGATGGCCTGATTCTGTTTAATACCGCTAAGAAGGAGAAAGAAGCAGTGCCTAATGCTCGTGCCATGAATCAGGTAATGACGATGTTTAACGGTCAAGGTCGCGGTGCTGATTTGGCCTCTGCTAAAGATACCGCTTATGGGCTACTATCTGCGATGACAGAATTTGTGGATCATGAACGCCGTGCCATGTCGAGGGATCATCGTTTGGATTCTGCTTGGTTTGGGGCTGGGGCGAAGCTAAAGGATAAAAGCTTAGAGCAAGCGCTATTGATGATCGCCTAA
- a CDS encoding hydroxymethylglutaryl-CoA reductase, degradative: protein MENLTSSSRLAGFHKLQHQQRLDKISDFLGKSAFNQEHFLDTGNTNFKVVDNMVENAIGTMNIPVGVATNMIVDGKDKLVPMATEESSVVAAVCNAAKQCRNTGGFYTYTSEPIMIGQIQLINVLNPMITKQIILENEEDIKSICNEVDPLLVKLGGGFRGMEVKVLDNGHEYNVIVHILVNTCDAMGANAVNSMVEALSPVLENLTGTKANMRILSNLADKRLSMARATWNTDEIGGEEVRDAMLSAYRFADSDPYRAATHNKGIMNGISAVILATGNDTRAIEAGAHAYACRTGQYRSLSSWSVDKDGNLCGSLELPMAVGLIGGATKVHPTAQQNLEILSIESADELARITCAVGLAQNFAAMKALVTTGIQKGHMSLHAKNIVAMAGATTDEIDKVTELLIQGGKIRIDVAEEILASLRNTSM from the coding sequence ATGGAAAATTTAACCTCTTCTTCAAGACTTGCGGGTTTTCACAAGCTGCAACACCAGCAGCGTCTCGACAAAATATCTGATTTTTTAGGAAAAAGCGCATTCAATCAAGAGCATTTTCTAGACACAGGCAATACTAACTTCAAAGTCGTCGACAATATGGTTGAGAATGCAATCGGAACCATGAATATACCTGTGGGCGTTGCCACTAATATGATAGTCGATGGTAAAGATAAGCTTGTTCCTATGGCAACTGAAGAGTCTTCAGTTGTTGCTGCTGTTTGTAATGCTGCTAAACAGTGCCGAAATACTGGAGGTTTTTATACTTATACCTCTGAACCTATAATGATCGGCCAGATTCAATTGATTAATGTTCTTAATCCCATGATCACTAAACAAATCATACTTGAGAATGAGGAGGATATTAAAAGCATATGCAACGAAGTAGATCCTCTGTTAGTTAAGTTAGGCGGCGGATTCAGGGGCATGGAGGTAAAAGTTTTAGATAATGGCCATGAGTATAATGTCATCGTCCATATTCTTGTAAATACTTGCGATGCTATGGGTGCAAATGCGGTGAACTCTATGGTTGAAGCATTATCGCCAGTGTTAGAGAACCTGACAGGTACCAAAGCGAATATGAGGATTTTATCCAACCTTGCAGATAAACGGTTATCTATGGCAAGAGCCACTTGGAATACCGATGAAATAGGAGGGGAGGAAGTTAGAGACGCCATGTTGTCAGCATATAGATTTGCGGATTCAGATCCATATCGAGCAGCTACGCATAACAAAGGCATCATGAATGGCATATCAGCTGTTATCTTAGCTACAGGCAATGATACACGTGCGATAGAAGCAGGTGCTCATGCTTACGCTTGCAGAACTGGTCAATATCGTAGTTTATCTAGTTGGAGTGTCGATAAAGACGGTAATTTATGCGGCAGTTTAGAGCTGCCCATGGCGGTAGGTTTGATTGGTGGTGCTACCAAAGTACACCCAACGGCTCAGCAGAACTTGGAGATTCTTAGTATTGAGTCTGCAGATGAACTGGCTAGAATTACCTGTGCTGTTGGACTTGCCCAAAATTTTGCTGCAATGAAAGCATTAGTAACCACAGGTATTCAAAAAGGTCACATGTCACTACATGCAAAAAACATAGTCGCGATGGCTGGAGCTACTACGGATGAAATCGATAAAGTAACTGAATTACTAATCCAGGGCGGTAAGATACGTATAGACGTGGCTGAGGAAATATTAGCAAGCTTACGCAATACCAGTATGTAG
- a CDS encoding aminotransferase-like domain-containing protein, producing the protein MKKFEKICLLVIDDIKSGRKKVGDKIPSIRAMSKKYQVSRNTIVNAYNILLEQRWIKALPKSGFYVSEDLSNKETHSTMLDLTNFYNGVDLLEQQLVNEYNHRPGEGRYPREYMDNLNLDSYLGHPNYGEKPLYFDYGYGDPAGNSMLRGFIVEILKKHSLSVEPQNLLMTYGTNHSLDLIIRHFLTEGDNVIVESPGYYPLFSKLKLNPVNVIAVKRTKFGIDVNSLETIIKKSNPKVFFLQPFAHNPTGTDLTVENIKSIKSVCMANNVLIVEDDPFLLIRNNAASYLFGEDSPVIYLSSFSKTVSASLGCGFIVASTKLIKSLTRLKMITIINTSSIIENILNHLISSGTLNNHLQTFKNLSYEKSTDSIKDLSKVEGLELYPHNPGGHFLWFRIPMDDRKVLKHARSNSIFIAPGNLFFPTENGYFALRINKFYVDQTTVRFLEKEVFNRE; encoded by the coding sequence TTGAAGAAGTTCGAAAAAATATGTCTATTGGTGATTGATGACATTAAATCTGGTAGAAAAAAGGTTGGAGATAAAATACCTTCAATTCGAGCTATGTCAAAGAAATATCAGGTTTCAAGAAATACTATAGTGAATGCTTATAATATTTTATTAGAACAACGTTGGATCAAGGCGCTTCCTAAGTCAGGGTTTTATGTCAGTGAGGATTTATCCAATAAAGAAACTCATAGCACTATGTTAGATTTAACTAATTTTTACAATGGAGTCGATTTACTAGAACAACAATTAGTCAATGAATATAACCATAGACCTGGTGAAGGAAGATACCCTAGAGAATATATGGATAATTTGAATCTAGATAGTTATTTAGGACATCCAAATTATGGAGAAAAACCATTATATTTTGACTACGGCTATGGTGACCCAGCCGGGAACAGCATGCTTCGAGGATTTATTGTCGAAATACTCAAAAAGCACTCTCTTAGCGTTGAACCACAGAATTTATTAATGACGTATGGAACTAATCACAGTCTGGATTTGATCATTAGGCACTTTCTAACTGAAGGAGATAACGTAATAGTAGAATCTCCTGGATACTACCCTTTATTTAGTAAACTTAAGTTAAATCCAGTTAATGTGATCGCTGTAAAAAGAACTAAGTTCGGTATAGATGTTAATAGTTTAGAGACGATAATTAAAAAGAGTAATCCTAAGGTTTTCTTCTTACAGCCCTTTGCTCACAATCCTACAGGAACAGATTTAACAGTAGAAAATATAAAGTCTATTAAGTCAGTATGTATGGCGAATAATGTCCTTATTGTCGAAGATGACCCGTTTCTGTTGATTAGGAATAATGCAGCCAGCTATCTTTTTGGTGAAGATTCTCCTGTAATTTATTTAAGTAGCTTTTCGAAGACAGTCTCAGCCTCATTAGGATGTGGTTTTATAGTCGCATCTACGAAATTGATAAAGTCACTCACACGCTTAAAAATGATAACGATTATTAATACATCGTCAATAATTGAGAATATTCTTAATCACTTGATAAGTAGCGGTACTTTAAACAATCATTTACAAACCTTCAAAAATCTATCATATGAGAAGTCGACTGACTCGATAAAGGACTTAAGTAAAGTCGAAGGCTTAGAGCTTTATCCTCACAACCCTGGAGGCCATTTCTTATGGTTCCGTATTCCAATGGACGACAGAAAAGTACTTAAGCACGCAAGGAGTAATAGTATTTTTATTGCTCCGGGAAACCTTTTCTTTCCTACAGAAAACGGCTACTTCGCATTAAGAATTAATAAGTTTTATGTAGATCAAACCACTGTTAGATTTCTTGAGAAGGAGGTTTTTAATAGAGAATAA
- a CDS encoding YqaJ viral recombinase family nuclease: METIALHNTNRTQLSAKRSTVTVKPTATPLKQDRTVDKTNQSKPSTTTKRLINTKDLSHEDWLQVRKQGIGSSDAAAACGIHPYLSMLELWMIKTGRMSSDIDESIEGYSPLYWGNTLEPMVAKYYQEHTGNKVRRVNAILQHPDADKAFMLANLDYAVTGSDEVQILECKTAGEHGAKLWKHGVPLYVTCQVQHQLAVTGKTAAHICVLLCGHEAKIYKVERDERLIESIIEHERLFWQYVETDTPPTPDHSESAAKALKLLYPSPKPSSKIDLRDDDGANKLFEQLLSYRNSMQEMEQRHDQVKHQLQTLIADNEIAVFSSGAISWKRSKDSIGLDNKAVLKAHPELLSEFSKTKQGSRRFVILND; encoded by the coding sequence ATGGAAACTATCGCTTTACACAATACCAATCGCACTCAGCTAAGCGCTAAACGGTCAACTGTTACGGTTAAGCCAACAGCAACACCGCTAAAGCAAGATAGGACTGTTGATAAAACCAATCAATCTAAACCCTCAACCACGACCAAACGTCTGATCAACACCAAAGACTTAAGCCATGAGGACTGGCTGCAAGTACGCAAGCAAGGCATTGGCAGCTCTGACGCCGCTGCTGCTTGCGGTATTCATCCGTATCTCTCTATGCTTGAGCTATGGATGATTAAGACAGGACGCATGAGCTCAGACATCGATGAGAGCATTGAAGGGTACTCGCCTTTGTATTGGGGCAATACTTTAGAGCCAATGGTGGCTAAGTACTATCAAGAACACACAGGCAATAAGGTACGGCGCGTTAATGCCATCTTGCAGCATCCTGATGCTGATAAAGCTTTTATGCTGGCTAACTTAGACTATGCCGTAACAGGTAGTGACGAAGTACAGATACTGGAGTGTAAAACCGCTGGTGAACATGGCGCTAAGCTCTGGAAGCATGGCGTACCTTTATACGTCACTTGCCAAGTGCAACATCAATTAGCAGTGACAGGTAAAACGGCTGCTCATATCTGTGTGCTGCTGTGTGGACACGAGGCTAAGATTTATAAAGTTGAGCGTGACGAGCGCTTGATTGAATCCATCATCGAGCATGAGCGTCTGTTCTGGCAGTATGTAGAAACCGACACGCCACCCACCCCTGATCATTCTGAATCTGCAGCCAAAGCGTTAAAACTGCTGTATCCAAGCCCTAAGCCGTCAAGCAAGATTGATCTGCGAGACGACGACGGGGCCAATAAGTTGTTTGAGCAATTACTGAGCTACCGTAATTCCATGCAAGAAATGGAACAGCGTCATGATCAGGTGAAGCACCAGCTGCAAACGCTGATTGCTGATAACGAGATTGCGGTGTTCTCAAGTGGCGCGATCTCTTGGAAGCGCTCGAAGGACAGTATTGGCTTGGATAACAAGGCAGTACTTAAAGCCCACCCTGAGCTATTGAGTGAGTTTAGTAAAACCAAGCAAGGTAGCAGACGCTTTGTGATCTTAAACGACTAG
- a CDS encoding YagK/YfjJ domain-containing protein has product MSYSLIGQSQLIDNVDKLVRQVLSLTLSFEAIKNQLNRLYQPFMSTFDPDLFYSQTIDSFVYSTDAIVGDLYPSDVIWDHSKTQQFVNNIACYKQDVETEDNAWRYQESQNRKKLESYVRNLLNHYSRLLFIRVDLMYLKETSHMVTIEDFNDHMTKLREFIGNKKTCFEHLQGNAWALEQGYKNGGLHCHLLLIYDGSERNSDYYLAKEVGEKWKSITEGTGTYYNYHDAETKQSYRRYGNLGIGMIHRDNPQQVENAVRTALYLTKPDKVGQHLKVWLPSMRTFGHGIYRTNKRRGLPPITN; this is encoded by the coding sequence ATGTCATATTCACTCATAGGCCAATCACAACTCATCGATAACGTTGATAAACTCGTTAGACAGGTATTGTCTCTTACCCTTAGTTTCGAAGCGATTAAAAACCAGTTAAATAGGTTGTATCAACCATTCATGTCCACCTTTGATCCTGATTTATTCTACTCACAGACTATCGACTCATTTGTGTATAGTACCGATGCTATTGTCGGTGATTTATACCCGTCTGATGTTATTTGGGATCACAGTAAAACACAGCAATTCGTTAATAACATAGCTTGTTATAAACAGGACGTTGAGACCGAGGATAACGCTTGGCGCTATCAAGAGAGTCAGAATAGAAAGAAGCTCGAAAGCTACGTTAGAAACCTGCTGAATCACTACTCAAGGCTGTTGTTCATTCGAGTGGACTTGATGTATCTGAAAGAAACGAGTCATATGGTGACTATAGAAGACTTTAATGATCACATGACTAAGCTCAGAGAATTCATAGGAAATAAGAAGACATGCTTTGAGCATTTGCAAGGTAACGCTTGGGCTTTAGAGCAAGGGTATAAGAATGGCGGTCTGCATTGTCATTTACTGCTCATCTATGATGGTTCAGAAAGGAATAGTGATTATTACTTAGCGAAAGAAGTCGGTGAGAAATGGAAGAGCATCACTGAAGGTACTGGTACTTACTATAACTACCATGACGCTGAGACTAAGCAGAGTTATAGACGATATGGTAACTTAGGTATTGGTATGATCCACCGAGATAATCCGCAGCAAGTCGAGAATGCAGTGCGTACGGCATTATACTTAACCAAACCTGATAAGGTGGGTCAGCACTTAAAAGTATGGTTGCCTAGCATGCGTACCTTTGGTCATGGTATTTACCGTACAAATAAGCGTCGTGGATTACCGCCCATAACAAACTAA
- a CDS encoding restriction endonuclease subunit S, translating to MVPDGWNEKSLVNLLDKIIDYRGQSVPKADKGIPLITARNVRFGYLDFSNKEYVHEDEFENWMSRGIPTVGDILFTTEAPLGMACRFPETGRYAVAQRTVTLRVSNKLHSDFLLYFLLSEHGQRLIDIRSSGSTAKGIKSAELKKVKLLHPTCINEQQKIAKILSTWDKAINTTERLIENSTQQKKALMQQLLTGKKRLLDDEGKRFEGEWEKVKLKDCATSLDNKRIPLNSTKRQSMQGDIPYWGANGIQGYINKYIFDEPIVLLAEDGGNFSEFSTRPIANISYGKAWVNNHAHVLKAKSNTITEWLYYSLVHKNILAFVNGGTRAKLNKGDMLLIPIPLPPLKEQQKIAAVLINADKEIELLKQQLADLQQEKKALMQVLLTGRKRVRVDG from the coding sequence ATGGTGCCTGATGGGTGGAATGAAAAATCCTTAGTAAATCTATTAGATAAAATAATAGATTACAGAGGACAGTCTGTACCGAAAGCCGATAAAGGCATTCCTTTAATTACTGCAAGAAACGTAAGATTTGGATATTTAGACTTTTCTAATAAAGAATATGTACATGAAGATGAATTTGAAAATTGGATGTCTAGAGGTATTCCTACTGTTGGCGACATATTGTTTACAACAGAAGCACCTTTAGGTATGGCTTGTCGCTTTCCTGAGACAGGAAGATATGCTGTAGCACAAAGAACGGTTACTTTAAGAGTCAGTAATAAGCTACATTCTGACTTTCTTTTATATTTCTTACTTTCGGAGCATGGGCAGCGACTAATAGATATAAGATCTTCAGGTTCTACAGCTAAAGGAATAAAATCTGCTGAATTAAAGAAAGTTAAACTCCTTCACCCTACCTGCATTAATGAACAACAAAAAATTGCCAAAATCCTATCTACTTGGGATAAAGCGATTAACACTACTGAGCGTTTGATTGAGAACAGTACGCAGCAGAAAAAAGCCTTGATGCAGCAATTGCTCACGGGTAAAAAGCGTTTGCTTGATGATGAGGGTAAACGGTTTGAGGGTGAATGGGAAAAGGTTAAGTTAAAAGACTGTGCCACAAGCTTAGATAACAAAAGAATCCCTTTGAATTCGACCAAACGACAATCTATGCAGGGTGACATTCCCTATTGGGGTGCTAATGGCATCCAAGGTTACATCAATAAATATATTTTTGATGAACCTATAGTCCTCTTAGCTGAAGATGGAGGTAATTTTAGTGAATTCTCTACTCGTCCAATAGCTAATATTTCTTATGGTAAGGCATGGGTCAATAATCATGCTCATGTACTTAAAGCGAAGTCAAATACGATAACTGAATGGTTATATTATTCATTAGTTCATAAAAATATTCTAGCTTTTGTTAATGGCGGTACAAGAGCAAAGCTGAATAAAGGTGACATGCTTTTAATACCTATACCTCTCCCACCTCTCAAAGAACAACAAAAAATCGCTGCGGTATTAATCAACGCTGATAAAGAAATTGAGTTGCTTAAGCAGCAGTTGGCGGATTTGCAGCAAGAGAAAAAGGCGTTGATGCAGGTGTTGTTGACGGGTAGGAAAAGGGTGCGGGTTGATGGGTGA
- a CDS encoding helix-turn-helix transcriptional regulator, whose translation MENLNVTQPVIEQCNHIPQLLSIKDVGHYTGLSRSTIYEMINEKSDRYDPTFPKKVQLTQVRVVWVASEIAEWINTKISERSV comes from the coding sequence ATGGAAAATCTAAATGTAACACAGCCAGTAATCGAGCAGTGCAATCATATACCACAGCTATTAAGTATTAAGGATGTTGGTCATTATACTGGTCTTAGTCGCTCTACAATTTATGAAATGATCAATGAGAAGTCTGATCGTTATGATCCAACGTTCCCTAAGAAGGTACAGCTTACGCAGGTAAGGGTAGTGTGGGTCGCGAGTGAGATTGCAGAATGGATTAATACTAAGATCAGTGAGCGCTCAGTCTAA
- a CDS encoding recombination directionality factor produces MIKGLTITPPVLGRISIGRVIQKDGKRLPAKDDQFTITSQVQNKDGWVNHPLDAKLRKGTTDKLRQIPVRMLFNDPELNLRAEYTLFDRQTGRPLCVGDGEQCQRRTSNGVEQLPCPSPDRCPLAQGGACKPYGRLYVNLSEDDELGTFIFRTTGFNSIRTLAARLSYFAAVSGNKLSCLPLQLTLRGKSTTQSYRTPIYFVDLTLREGVTLKDAVQHAGAIDRELSEHGFDQAALEAVAKQGYVNSAFEIDSDEALAAIEEFYPAESSDTNQQQQEHRQNGLATHEMSSIEQGLRQSVTAVS; encoded by the coding sequence ATGATTAAAGGTCTCACGATAACCCCACCCGTCTTAGGTCGAATCAGCATTGGCCGTGTCATTCAAAAGGATGGCAAGCGTCTCCCTGCGAAAGACGATCAATTCACCATTACCAGCCAAGTGCAAAATAAAGACGGCTGGGTCAATCATCCACTAGACGCCAAGCTGCGTAAGGGTACAACCGATAAGCTCAGACAAATACCAGTACGGATGTTGTTTAACGATCCTGAGCTAAACCTACGTGCTGAATACACCTTATTTGATCGGCAAACAGGCAGACCGTTATGCGTCGGCGATGGTGAGCAGTGTCAACGTCGCACAAGTAACGGCGTTGAGCAACTGCCTTGCCCATCCCCTGATCGTTGCCCATTAGCACAAGGCGGAGCCTGTAAACCTTATGGTCGTCTGTATGTGAATCTATCAGAAGACGATGAGCTGGGTACCTTTATCTTTCGCACTACTGGCTTTAATAGTATTAGAACGCTTGCCGCACGCTTAAGCTACTTTGCGGCGGTATCAGGCAATAAGCTGTCATGCTTGCCACTGCAATTAACTCTAAGAGGTAAAAGTACCACCCAAAGCTATCGCACGCCAATCTACTTTGTGGACTTAACCCTGCGTGAGGGCGTCACGCTTAAGGATGCAGTACAACACGCTGGAGCAATTGATCGTGAGCTGAGTGAGCACGGCTTTGATCAAGCCGCCTTAGAAGCAGTCGCCAAACAAGGGTATGTGAACTCAGCCTTTGAGATCGATAGTGATGAGGCACTTGCCGCTATTGAAGAATTTTACCCAGCCGAGAGTAGTGACACTAATCAACAGCAGCAAGAACACAGGCAAAATGGGCTAGCCACTCATGAGATGAGTAGCATTGAGCAGGGACTACGGCAAAGTGTGACAGCGGTGAGCTAG
- a CDS encoding type I restriction-modification system subunit M, with translation MAATPTSSISQSEINKAVWNACDTFRGVISADTYKDFILTMLFLKYLSDVYRDEYNTLMAEYGDADLVKELMSNQRFVLPDGASFWDLYELRHQPGNGQRIDEALHAIEEANGNKLKNVFQDISFNTDRLGNEKKKNELLRHLLEDYGKEVMNLSPSRVGSLDVIGNAYEFLIKHFAADSGASAGEFYTPPEVSNLLATILEPAEGDAICDPACGSGSLLIKCGAMARKNSGSRNYELFGQEAIGSTWALAKMNMFLHGEDNHRIEWGDTLRHPLLLDDKGNLLRFDVVTANPPFSLSKWGHEDATDDPHGRFHRGIPPKTKGDYAFITHMIETLKNDNGRMGVVVPHGVLFRGSSEGKIRQQLIEENLLDTVIGLPEKLFFGTGIPAAILVFKKSKTDKTVLFIDASREFDSGSNQNKLTEDNLAKIIDTYQKREFVDKYAYLASFDEIAENDFNLNIPRYVDTFEEEAEIDLEAVRKERLALKAELNTLEEEMAGFLKELGYGA, from the coding sequence ATGGCTGCAACCCCTACCTCCTCTATTAGCCAAAGCGAGATTAACAAAGCGGTTTGGAATGCCTGTGACACCTTCCGTGGGGTGATCAGTGCCGATACCTATAAAGACTTTATTTTGACCATGCTATTTTTGAAGTATTTGTCCGATGTCTATAGAGACGAGTACAACACCCTGATGGCAGAGTATGGCGATGCCGATTTGGTCAAAGAGCTGATGAGTAACCAGCGCTTTGTGTTGCCAGATGGCGCTAGCTTTTGGGATTTATATGAGCTGCGCCATCAACCGGGCAACGGTCAGCGTATTGATGAAGCGCTACATGCGATTGAAGAAGCCAACGGTAATAAGCTAAAAAACGTCTTCCAAGATATCAGCTTTAACACCGATCGTCTGGGTAATGAGAAAAAGAAAAACGAGCTGCTACGGCATTTGCTAGAGGACTACGGTAAAGAGGTGATGAACCTAAGCCCCTCTCGGGTCGGTAGCTTGGATGTGATTGGTAATGCCTATGAGTTTTTGATTAAGCACTTTGCGGCCGATTCGGGTGCCAGTGCCGGCGAGTTCTATACGCCGCCTGAGGTCTCCAACCTACTCGCCACTATCCTAGAGCCTGCCGAGGGCGATGCTATCTGTGATCCAGCTTGCGGCTCGGGTTCTTTGCTGATTAAGTGTGGAGCCATGGCCCGTAAAAACTCGGGCAGCCGAAACTATGAGCTGTTTGGTCAAGAAGCGATTGGCTCAACGTGGGCACTGGCCAAAATGAATATGTTCCTCCACGGTGAGGACAATCACCGTATCGAATGGGGCGATACTCTGCGCCATCCGTTGTTGCTCGATGATAAAGGTAATCTACTGCGCTTCGATGTGGTGACCGCCAACCCGCCCTTTTCACTGAGTAAATGGGGTCATGAAGATGCCACCGATGATCCGCATGGTCGCTTCCATCGCGGTATACCGCCCAAGACCAAAGGCGACTATGCGTTTATTACCCACATGATTGAAACGTTAAAGAACGACAATGGGCGTATGGGTGTGGTGGTGCCGCATGGTGTGCTGTTTCGCGGCTCCTCTGAGGGCAAAATCCGTCAGCAGCTCATTGAAGAGAACCTACTCGATACGGTGATTGGCCTACCCGAAAAGCTATTCTTTGGGACAGGAATTCCGGCAGCGATATTGGTATTTAAAAAGAGTAAAACCGATAAGACGGTACTATTTATCGATGCCAGCCGTGAGTTTGACTCTGGCTCGAATCAAAACAAGCTTACTGAGGATAATTTGGCGAAAATTATCGATACTTACCAAAAGCGCGAGTTTGTCGATAAATACGCCTATCTTGCCAGCTTTGATGAGATAGCGGAGAACGACTTTAACCTCAATATTCCGCGTTATGTCGATACCTTTGAGGAAGAGGCGGAGATTGATTTGGAAGCGGTACGTAAAGAGCGTTTGGCGCTTAAAGCGGAGTTAAATACGTTAGAAGAAGAAATGGCAGGGTTTTTAAAGGAGTTGGGTTATGGTGCCTGA